Sequence from the Nocardia cyriacigeorgica GUH-2 genome:
CGACCGCCCCGACGAGAGTACCGATGAGAACCAGGCCGACGGAGACTGTCCAAGGCTCGTAGGCGAACGCGACATTGATGGTCTCGGTCATTTCGGGATCGATTGCGGCGCAACTAAGTGTTGCCGTCCCTGCGCCGCCGACGATCAGCCACCAGAATGCGCCAGCGAATACCGCACCGAGAAGCGTTCCAAGTGCGGCGGAGTATATGACGATGGCTCTCACTGGTGACGTACGCTCCAATCTAGTTCTACAGCCCTCTGGACCGCAGCCCGCCTTCGCGGCGAATCGTGATAAGAACCGGGTTCGAAAGGCCGACGACCTGACTTGATCGAGCTAGTTGCGTGATTATATAGCTACTCACATCGAACGATAGCTCCGGAACGGAAACGCGCGTTTCGATTCTCCCTGCGCTATTTCCTAGCCAGACATTTCGACTCATCTCGGAGGGCTCAGTCAAAAGGTAATCGGAAGAATCCGAGGTTACCGCGTCGTCGAACATCAAGCCAGTAATTTCGCATGACGAATTCAACTCGCCGACAAGGTCGTTGGCCCTACCGACGAAAGTGTCGTCCTCGCCGCCTTCGATCTCGACCCGCAGATCTGTGCGAGCGTTCGGGTCCGACATGGCAAGTGCGCCCCAGGTGTGCGGCTGATGTATCAATTCGTAGCCTAGAGGAAACATCATCTGCACTCCAGCCAGCGAAAGCGTACCGACTCTTTGCAGGGTCTTTTCTGCGCAAAGATTTAGTTGAGCGATCGGAATCCATGGCTGTTCATACGGCTGTGCAAGGCTCGTTTGGACCCAGAGCACGTGGTCGTCACAGCTCGATTCGCCGGACGGCCAGGCCCCTCCAGCGTCGTTCATGCCCCAGAGGACTCCGGCATACCCGCGTGGCCGGTCTGCCTCACCTACCGCGAGTGCAGCCGAATCGGACCAGTTGAGCGCTTCGGCGTACTTGTTGAACAGGCTATACGCATCCTCGCCCGGTTGACCGAGCTTGTTCCACGGGTGCCGCCGAAGCGTACCGTACACGGCGATGAAGCATTCGCTGGTCAATATCACAGAGGCCATTCTCTCATTTCTCTAGCCGCAAGCGAATGTATTTTCCTGTCCGTATTCCTTGTTGGGTGCGTCCGGCGACCCGTTGACATCGACGTCGATCTCGACGCGCCAGGTGGTCGATGAAGTTCCGTTGCACGGACCGTTGGCCGCTGCTCTCTGGCCACTGCCGCCGCCTGGGTACACTTTTGTCGCTACCGCTAGGTCTCCGCGATCGACCCAGTCTCCACTGGAGTTTTTGTACTGCAGTTGGGCGGTGACGGTTGCGGTTGTCATGGGTTTGCAGTCCTTGATTGCCACCCACCATGCATGCCCCGATGCTGTTTTTCCGGTTGGATTCTGTCCCCAGGTGCTGATGTGCACTCGGTCTGCACGCCCAGCGAATACGCATAGTTTGATAATGCCAGCGGCATCTTCGTACTCGAATTGATGGGTAAAGAGGGTGTAGACTTCGATCGTCCCGTATTGGAATGATTGAGTATACCGGTTGTTCGGCCCAGTGGTCTGCTCTCCGATCGGATATCCGAATGTACCTTGCTCGTAGCCGGAGTCTTCCCATCGGGCGAGGATTTCTCCCTGCACTATATGGGCGCCAGTTTCCGATGACCAGTAGATAACACCGTTCTGGAACCGGGCCATCTGCCCTTGGTTGTCAGGGGGAAGTCCGATCTGGTCTTGGATGGGGTACCCGAGGAGTGTGCCGCCCGGCTCCAAACCGCCGACGGAGTTGTATTTTTCACGAATGGCACCGTTCCGAAGAGCTGAGCCAATGGCGTTTTGGAAGGCGACATAGATGACGCCACCCTCGAATTCCTGCCGACGGCCGCCATCAGGTAGCAGGATCTCGTCGGTCGTCGGGTACTTCAGCCAACCCGCCTCGTAGCCATGAATTCCCCAGCGATTCAGAAAGCTGTTCACGACCGGGTGGGCGCCGGTTGCGCCAGACCAGTAGA
This genomic interval carries:
- a CDS encoding LGFP repeat-containing protein, coding for MPGKMRSDREEIPEGYTKDDADRAEVMEAELKANGGRKPESAGTAAFIAGEGCSVYWPAPYYVCGAIRVKYDSLGGPNSFLLWPTSEELTNPDGYGKRSHFQNGPIYWSGATGAHPVVNSFLNRWGIHGYEAGWLKYPTTDEILLPDGGRRQEFEGGVIYVAFQNAIGSALRNGAIREKYNSVGGLEPGGTLLGYPIQDQIGLPPDNQGQMARFQNGVIYWSSETGAHIVQGEILARWEDSGYEQGTFGYPIGEQTTGPNNRYTQSFQYGTIEVYTLFTHQFEYEDAAGIIKLCVFAGRADRVHISTWGQNPTGKTASGHAWWVAIKDCKPMTTATVTAQLQYKNSSGDWVDRGDLAVATKVYPGGGSGQRAAANGPCNGTSSTTWRVEIDVDVNGSPDAPNKEYGQENTFACG